From a region of the Nerophis lumbriciformis linkage group LG06, RoL_Nlum_v2.1, whole genome shotgun sequence genome:
- the ric3a gene encoding protein RIC-3, with protein MSITTCQKVTLISCSVLCVSLFLPRLFLPRAKKEMGQPQAGPGFHPPRMHQVSLSDDPEQWAVDPFHSLTQSMEATARIKGIGRGKKYNLMAQVIPIYGFGILLYILYIIYKLTCKGKSTKSGKYIMSTVERNTTHDDEFARLQEQLLQTERMMARIAAKNSRASGSGRRRKSKTAPSKKEEKLLRQLRQITQNIQEGRLEAASPEMEAEEVPYGVDWEGYPEETYPEYDVPHYKYAFDNVALEEPCINQPTAEALAERMEQEEEEIAARKLSIVQEEDEDEEEEDEDAEDVEDDTEEEEEEEEAEAERRLLLSPRRVSHTDSDTKQEILGLQESKELLGHDGGKKHISFNERRDVFHYPKEGADEEDVDEDDEGTEVEEEEEEEEDADEEDPVTEAESLEFSSAVCVNPEEEAEQEEAEDLFMLLSVESLTNVHVDSPKEVSGLRMRNRRET; from the exons ATGTCCATCACTACCTGTCAGAAGGTTACTTTGATATCATGCTCCGTCCTTTGCGTGTCTCTCTTCTTGCCCAGGCTATTTTTACCCAGAGCCAAAAAAGAAATGGGACAGCCACAGG CAGGCCCTGGGTTCCACCCTCCAAGGATGCATCAGGTGTCCTTGTCGGATGACCCGGAGCAGTGGGCTGTGGACCCTTTCCACTCCCTGACACAGAGCATGGAGGCCACTGCCAGAATCAAAGGGATCGGACGTGGGAAAAAATACAACCTGATGGCCCAAGTTATACCCATTTATGGATTTGGAATTCTTCTTTACATTCTCTATATCATTTACAAG TTGACCTGCAAGGGCAAGAGTACTAAATCAGGAAAGTACATTATGAGCACAGTAGAGAGGAATACCA CACACGATGACGAGTTTGCCAGACTCCAGGAGCAATTACTTCAGACAGAAAGGATGATGGCGAGGATAGCTGCCAAAAACAGTCGGGCTTCTGGAAG TGGCAGACGCAGGAAAAGTAAGACGGCGCCATCAAAGAAAGAAGAGAAGCTCCTCAGACAGCTGAGACAAATCACACAGAACATACAAGAAGGTCGTCTGGAAGCTGCGTCCCCAGAGATGGAAGCTGAAGAAGTCCCTTATGGCGTTGATTGGGAAG GCTACCCAGAGGAGACATACCCTGAGTATGATGTACCCCATTATAAATATGCATTTGACAACGTCGCTCTGGAGGAGCCCTGCATCAACCAGCCCACTGCGGAGGCCTTGGCAGAAAGAATGGAGCAAGAAGAGGAAGAGATTGCAGCAAGGAAGCTTTCCATCGTACAAGAGGAAGATGAAGACGAGGAGGAAGAAGACGAGGACGCTGAAGATGTGGAGGATGAtacagaggaagaagaggaggaggaggaagcagAAGCTGAGAGAAGACTTTTGCTGAGTCCTCGTCGTGTATCCCACACTGATTCAGACACAAAGCAGGAGATATTAGGTCTGCAAGAAAGCAAGGAGCTTCTAGGCCACGATGGAGGCAAGAAGCACATCAGTTTCAACGAGCGCAGAGATGTCTTTCACTACCCTAAAGAGGGGGCCGATGAGGAGGATGTGGATGAGGACGATGAAGGGACAgaggtggaagaagaagaagaggaggaggaggatgcagaTGAGGAAGATCCAGTGACCGAGGCGGAGAGTCTTGAGTTTAGTAGTGCCGTGTGTGTCAATCCTGAGGAAGAAGCAGAGCAAGAAGAAGCAGAAGATTTGTTCATGTTATTATCTGTGGAGAGTCTCACCAATGTCCATGTTGATAGTCCTAAAGAGGTCAGTGGGTTGAGGATGCGGAACAGGAGGGAGACGTGA